A window of Gemmatimonadales bacterium genomic DNA:
CGCCGAGGGGATCGAGGCATGCCGCGCGGTGGCGGTTGAGGCCATGAAGGCCGAGCAGCGTGAGACGCTCGAGCAGTTCCGGGTGAGGTTCGACGTTTTCTTCGACGAGAGCCGGCTCTACACCGAGCACGCGATCGAGAAGACGCTTGCCTCACTGAAGTCGCGCGATGCCCTCTTCGAGGAGGATGGCGCTCTCTGGTTGCGGACCACCGCCCACGCCGACGACAAGGACCGGGTGCTGAGGAAGTCCGACGGCAGCTACACCTACTTCACCCCCGACATCGCGTACCACGAGGACAAGGCTTCCCGTGGTTTCGACCGCGCCGTAGACATCTGGGGCGCGGACCACCACGGCTACGTGCCCCGGATGCGCGCCGCCATGATGGCCCTCGGCCACGGCGAGCACTTCTTCGAGGCGCTCATCGTCCAGCTGGTCACCGTGCTGCGCCACGGGGAGGAAGTGCGCATGTCCAAGCGCGCCGGAGATTTCGTCGCGTTGCGGGACCTGGTGGAGGAGGTGGGCGTGGACGCGGCGCGTTACTTCTTCCTCATGCGCCGCAGCGACACGCCGTTCGCGTTCGACATCGACCTCGCCACCAGCCAGACCGACGAGAACCCGGTCTTCTACGTCCAGATGGCGCACGCGCGGATGAGCGGCATCTTCCGGGTTGGCGAGATTAGTCCGGAGAGTGTGACGTTCGACGGCGTCGATGTGGCGGCGCTGCCGGACCCCAGCGAGGCGGACCTGATCAAGCTCCTGGGCCGCTATCCGCTGGCGGTCCGTCGCGCGGCGGAGGCGCTGGAACCGCAGCGAGTCACCGCGTACCTGGAGGAGCTGGCGCGCGCGGCGCATCTCTGGTATCACCGCTGCCGGGTACTCGGCGAACCACCGGCGGTGGAGCGGGCGCGCCTCGCGCTGGCCCGCGCGACGAAGATCGTGCTCGCGAACGGGCTGTCGATTCTGGGACTCACGGCTCCGGAGCGGATGTGAACGGGGAGCGGGGAGCGGTACCCTTGGTGCGACCGGCCGGGTCAGGAGCGTAGTCATGGGATTGCTCGTGGTGGGGAGCGTGGCGCTCGATTCGGTCGAGACGCCGTTCGGTCAGGCTAATGAGGCGCTCGGAGGCTCGGCCGTGTTCTTCGGTGTCGCGGGCTCGCTGCTCCATCCGGTGCAGCTGGTCGGCGTGGTGGGGCGCGATTACCCGATGGACGAGCTGAAACGGCTGGCCGAGCGCGGCATCGACCTCAGGGGCCTCACCGTGGCCGACGGTGAGAGCTTCCGCTGGGCCGGACGATACGGCTTCGACCTCTCCTCGCGTGACACGCTGGACACGCGGCTCGGCGTCTTCGCGAACTTCAAGCCGAAGATCCCGCCGGAGTTCCGCGACGCGCAGTACGTCTTCCTCGGCAACATCGACCCCGAGCTCCAGCTCGAGGTGCTCGAGCAGGTGCGCAAGCCGCGGCTCGTCGCCTGCGACACCATGAACTACTGGATCCAGGGGAAGCGCACCGCGCTTCTCAAGTTGCTCGAGCGCGTGGATGTGCTGATGGTGAACGACGCCGAGATCCGCGAGCTGTCGGGCGACTGGCACATCCACCGCGCCGCGCGCTGGGTCCTGAAGCGGGGCCCCATGTACGTCGTCATCAAGAAGGGCGAGCACGGGGCGGTGCTCGTCGAGCGCAGCGGCCGCATCTTCTACGTCCCCGCCTTCCCGCTGGAGGACATCTTCGACCCGACCGGCGCGGGCGATGCCTTCGCGGGCGGCTTCATGGCTCACCTCGCCCACACCAACAACCTCTCGCCCGCCAACCTCAGGCTCGCCATGGTCTACGGCTCGGCGATGGGCTCGTTCGCGGTCGAACGGTTCTCGGTACAGCGCTTCGAGGAGATCACCGCGGCCGACGTGGTGAACCGGGTGCTGGCCTATCGCGACCTCGTGCACTTCGACCCCGAGTCCGGTGCCAAGCCCGACATCGGCTGACCGGTACCGCGCCGCCGGCGTGGACCTCGGCGCCGCGGAGGACGCCAAGCAGCGCATCGCGGAGCTGGTGCGCGGCACGCGAACCGCCGCGAGCCTGGGCGCGGTGGGCTCGTTCGGCGGGCTGGTGCGCATCCCCTCGGAGGTGAAGGACCCGGTTCTGGTCGCCTCGACGGACGGCGTGGGCACCAAGGTGCTCGTCGCCATCCGCGCCCAACGCCACGACACGGTTGGCGAGGACCTCGTCAACCACTGCGTGAACGACATCCTGGTCCACCGAGCCAGGCCCATCGGGTTCCTCGACTACTTCGCGTCCGGCCGCCTCGACGCGATGGTCGCCGCGGAGGTGGTGAGCGGGGTGGCGCGCGGCTGCCGGGCGCACGGCATGCCGCTGGTGGGCGGTGAGACGGCGGAGATGCCTGACGTATATCGCGCCGGCGAATACGACCTCGCGGGCACGATCCTCGGCGTGGTGTCGGAGGGAGAGGCGCTGCACGGGGACAGGGTGCGCGCCGGCGACGTGCTCGTGGGCTACGCCGCGAACGGCTTCCACACCAACGGCTACTCACTGCTCCGGCGCGTCGTCTTCGGTGACATGGCGCTCGGGCTCGACGACCC
This region includes:
- a CDS encoding PfkB family carbohydrate kinase, which encodes MGLLVVGSVALDSVETPFGQANEALGGSAVFFGVAGSLLHPVQLVGVVGRDYPMDELKRLAERGIDLRGLTVADGESFRWAGRYGFDLSSRDTLDTRLGVFANFKPKIPPEFRDAQYVFLGNIDPELQLEVLEQVRKPRLVACDTMNYWIQGKRTALLKLLERVDVLMVNDAEIRELSGDWHIHRAARWVLKRGPMYVVIKKGEHGAVLVERSGRIFYVPAFPLEDIFDPTGAGDAFAGGFMAHLAHTNNLSPANLRLAMVYGSAMGSFAVERFSVQRFEEITAADVVNRVLAYRDLVHFDPESGAKPDIG
- the purM gene encoding phosphoribosylformylglycinamidine cyclo-ligase, yielding MPSPTSADRYRAAGVDLGAAEDAKQRIAELVRGTRTAASLGAVGSFGGLVRIPSEVKDPVLVASTDGVGTKVLVAIRAQRHDTVGEDLVNHCVNDILVHRARPIGFLDYFASGRLDAMVAAEVVSGVARGCRAHGMPLVGGETAEMPDVYRAGEYDLAGTILGVVSEGEALHGDRVRAGDVLVGYAANGFHTNGYSLLRRVVFGDMALGLDDPFPEAGASVADVLLAVHRSYFAAVWPARAAVHALAHITGGGIPGNLVRVLPAKVDAVVREGSWPIPAACRVVQAGGGIGNEEMRQVFNLGLGLIAVCPVEAVDQAGAAAKSAGVETWTIGEVVPGSGEVRWERPTGGRSV
- the argS gene encoding arginine--tRNA ligase: AEGIEACRAVAVEAMKAEQRETLEQFRVRFDVFFDESRLYTEHAIEKTLASLKSRDALFEEDGALWLRTTAHADDKDRVLRKSDGSYTYFTPDIAYHEDKASRGFDRAVDIWGADHHGYVPRMRAAMMALGHGEHFFEALIVQLVTVLRHGEEVRMSKRAGDFVALRDLVEEVGVDAARYFFLMRRSDTPFAFDIDLATSQTDENPVFYVQMAHARMSGIFRVGEISPESVTFDGVDVAALPDPSEADLIKLLGRYPLAVRRAAEALEPQRVTAYLEELARAAHLWYHRCRVLGEPPAVERARLALARATKIVLANGLSILGLTAPERM